The sequence below is a genomic window from Candidatus Dormiibacterota bacterium.
GCCGTTCCGTTCGGCGCGATCGCGACGATCGCTTGCGTGCGCGCCTGGAGTTGCGCACCGGACCCGAGTTCGAAGTTTTGCCCCTTGCGAAACACGTGATAGATGTAATGGAACGGAATGACGGCGTCCTCAACGTTATCTTCGATCCCAACCGTGGACGCATGTCCGGCGGTGACGCGCACGGAGAGGCGCGTCGTGGGCGAACGCAACGGGAGCCTCGCGCCGTCAGTCAGGGCGATCGGCTCGAAATAGACGTCGACGTATCCGTAGACGTCTCCCATCTGCGCCGAATTCGCGCCGAGAATCCGCACGATTCCCGGGGTGCCCTCGGGCGCGACGATCCGGCCGTCGATCACGATGGGATCTTTGAGGTGGATCGGAATGCGGTCGCCGGCCTTAGAGCCGTTTGACGAGATCGATCCATCGAGAACGAAGACGAGCGGTGAGTTAAACGGCAGTTCGCGAGCATGCGCCGCCGCAGTCGAAGGCGATGCGGAGGCGGTCGGCCCGGGCGATGGGGTGGTGACGGGGAGCGCGATGGCTCGTTCCGCACCGAACGAGCCAAAGGACACCACGATCGCGCTGACGATCAGCGCGAAACCGGCGGCGTCAGCTCGCGCGTTTCTCCTCGGCCGCAGCGGCGGCGCGCTTTCCTTCTTCAATGAGTTGCTTGACTTTCTGGCCACCTTTTTGTCCGATACGCTCGTAAAAATCTGGCCCATAGCGGTCGCGGGTGGCTTCGCCACCTTTCTTCCCACCCTTCTTACCGATTTGTTCGTAGAACTCGTGACCGTGGGCTTCCTTCGTGGCGAGCCCGCCTTTGCGTCCGATTTGTTCGTAGAACTCGGGACCGTACTTTTTTTTGACCGTTTCGCCGCCTTTTTGGCCGGCTTCACGGACCGACATTCCGCCGGTTTTTTTGGGGGTCTCTGGGGTGCCTGGCATGATGTTCCTCACCTGCATCGCTGGTGCCGCCCAGGAAGGACGGCGATGGTGCTGCACTTACTACAACGTAAGTCCATCGCTCTTGGTTGGGGGTACCGTGTTAGCTTGGGGTTCTTTTTATCGTAAGGCGATCGTCACGCTCGGATTGGCGGGGCTAGTCATGGGAGCGGCACCGGCTCCCGCCCCCTATCCGACGATGCTCCGATTGGAGCGCGCGCGCTCGCTTGGCAGCGGGCAACTGGCAGCCTACCTGGCGTCCGCCGACGAGCCGATTGCGGTTCGCGCAGCCCTAGCGATCGGCCGAACCAAACAACCGGCCGGCGTCGCCCTGCTCGAAGCGCACCTCCGGGATCCGCGCGATGCGGTTAAGGCCATGAGCATCTACGGCCTGGGCCTCATCGCTTCGGGCAGCGATGCCCCCGCGCTGGTCTCCGCCCTGCGAGACCCAAGCGGGGCCGTCCGGGTCGCGGCCGTCGATGCGCTGGGCCGCTACGAAGCCGCAAAGCGCCTCCCCGACCCCTCGGCGGCAGCCCAGGCGCTCCTTCAAACGCTCGTCGCCGATGCCGACCCCATCGTGCAGTCCCGCGCGGCGATCGCGCTGGAACTCTTTCGCGCGGAGGCAAGCGCCCCGAGCATCGCCGCCGGATTGGAGCGAGCGGTCGAAGCTCGAAACGCGCCGGCCGTGCGCCGGGATGCGATGTGGAGTCTCTTCCGCGGCTATGCCGATCGCCTCCCCATAACGTTCTTACGCACCGCTCTTCGCGACCGGGACGATGTGGTACGCATCGAGGCGGTCCGCGCGCTCGGAAAGCGCAAACGCGCCGGCGAACGGCCGCTGCTGCTGCCGATGCTGAACGACCCATCTTGGCGCGTCCAAGAACAAGCCGGCGAATCGCTGCGCGCGATCGCCGGCAAACCCTTCACCGCCGATTGGAAGGCCATCCCCGCATCCGTACATCTCCCCGCACTCTCCGCCGATCCGCTGGCCGCTCTGCCCGCGTTGCCGCGCACGATTGCCCCGGGTAAGCCCAAGGCTCCCAGCGTTGCCGGCGTTCCGAATGCACCGCTTCTCGATCCGCGCACCGCGGCGCAGATGACGCAGCCCGCACCCGGCATGCATCCGCGCGTGCGCATCGTCACAACTAAGGGCAACGTCTACGTCACGCTCTTTCCCGAATGGGCACCGCTGACGGTTGCCAACTTTCTCAACGTTGCCGCGCACGGCTACTACGACAACAACCGCTGGTTCCGTATCGTCCCGGATTTCGTCGTGCAAACCGGCGACCCGAACGACGACGGCAACGGCGATGCCGGTTACACGATCGGCGCCGAGGAGAACCCGCTCGCGCAGGGCACCGGCGTAATCTCGATGGGCATGAATTACGATTCCAAGACGAACACGCCGCTCCGCGATTCGGCCGGAACGCAATACTACGTCACGCTCTCGCCGCAGTATCACCTCGACCGCGATTTCACGGTCTTCGGGCAAGTGACGTCGGGATTCGACGTCCTCGCGCATCTTGTCGAATCCGATCGCGTCATTCGCGTCGAACGCATCGCGGACGTGCGCTTGTAGCGTGCGCTCGTTGCGTTGCGTTCGTTGCGTTGCGCGAAGCCCTAGCGCGAGGGTATTTCGGGGAACCGTTCGTCGAGACGCATCCTGCGTCTCTCCTACTCGTGCGTTTTTGTGCAACTTCCAAAGGAAGTTCGGCATCCTGCCTTTTGCACAAAAATCGCACGTTCCCCGAAACACCCTCGCGCTAGGGCTCCGCGCAACGCAACGCAGTTCAACGGCTGGATTACTGCTTCGAATCGATGAGGATCGTTACGGGGCCCTGGTTGACGAGTTCGACTTCCATGTCGGCGCCGAACGATCCGAACGCTACCTCGATGCCTAGGCGCTTCACGCATTCGCCGACGCGTTCGTAGAGCGGGCGCGCGAGCGGCTCTTTGGCGGCCTGGATGAACGATGGGCGTCGCCCTTTGCGCGCGTCGCCCAGAAGCGTGAATTGCGAGACTAAGAGCATCGCGCCGCCGACGTCGAGCAACGAACGGTTCATCGCGCCGAGATCGTCTTTGAAGATGCGCAAGTTGGCCAGTTTTTCGGCCATCCAATCCGCATCCGCTGCGGCGTCGTCGACGCTGACGCCGAGCAACACCAGGAGCCCGGCCTCGATGTTGCCGGTGGTTTCGCCATCGACGCTGACGCAGGCTCGCGAGACGCGCTGGACGACCGCTCGCACTATTTTGAGAACATCGAGGATATCGCGAAGAACATGTTTTCGCGTCGCTCGAGGACGCGACGGTAGAAATAACCGGCCCAGTGCGTGCCGAACGGCACGTAGACTCGCATGCGATAGCCCTGCGCGACGAGGTCGCGTTGGAGCCCGGGGCGACAGCCGTAGAGCATCTGGAACTCGAAGCGGTCGGAGGCGACGCCCTCTTCGCGCGCGACGGCCTTGACCGCTTCGATCAGTTCCTTATCGTGCGTCGCGATTCCGGGATAGGTGCCGCTCGTAAGCAATTCGCGGGCGAGCGCGAGATACTGTTCGCGAATCTGCGGCATCTCTTTGATTGCGATCTCGGCCGGCTCGTTATACGCACCCTTGCATAAGCGTACGCGCGCGCCGATTTCGATCGCGCGCCGCACGTCGGCGGGCGTGCGTTTGAGGTACGCTTGCAGAACGATGCCGACGTTCTTGTTTTTTGCGAACGCGCGTTCGAAGACGCGTAGCGTGGCGTCGGTAACGGCCGTGCCCTCCATATCGATCCGTACGAAGGGGTCGGCGTTGCGCTGCGCGTGTTCGAGGATCCGCGTGAGGTTATCGAGGGCAAAATCTTCGTCGATCAGCAGCCCCATCGCCGTGAGTTTGATCGAGACGTTGGTATCCGCACCGCTGGTACGGATGGCGTCGAGCATGGTGATATATGCATCGCGGGTCTTGAGCGCGGCGTCGCGCTCGAGGACGTCCTCGCCCAGAAAATCCAGGGTCGCGCTCATATGCTGCGCGTTGAGGTCGCGAACGGAGCCGATCGCGGCGTCGATGCTCTCGCCTGGAACGAAGCGCTTGGCGAGAAAGAAAAAATTCCGTTGAAAGGTGGAATCGGGGGCAAAAATTCGATCGAGTACAGCCATTGCCGGGCTATAATACGACGTTCGGCCACAAAATCCAGGCATCCGCCATCCGAAGTCGGCCGGCCTGGCGCCGGCCTCCGGTGCCCCACCGGCAGCCGGAAGGAGAAAGATCGAGCGCGCTACGTGTCGCATCACCCTGAAAGTTTACAAACAGTATCGGACGGGCGGCGAGGCCGCGCGCCGATAGACGCGAATGGCGGTGGCATGGCGCAGCGTAATTGGCGGGTTCTCATAGCGGATGACGATCCCGCAATCTGCACCTTGATCGATACGGTCCTTCGGAAGGGGCCGTACGATATGATCATGTGCAACGATGCCGAGAGCGCCCTGGTCTCGGTCGATCGGGACGGGCCCTTCGATATCATCATCTGCGACTTTATGCTGCCCGGCATCTCCGGCATCGATTTGGTCGAGCGCTTGCGCGCCAAGGATCGGACGCGCGGCGTGCCGATTTTGATGATTTCCGGGCATACGAACTATGCCATGGACGGCCGTGCGAAGAACGCCGGGGCGAATCTCTTTCTGAACAAGCCGTTTACGATTTCGCAGCTTCGTGCGGCAGTGAACCAGCTTCTTTCAAGTTCCGGCAGAAAAGACTCGTACTCCGGCACTCCATCGCGTTAGCTCCGACCATGATCACTATCGCTGCCGCAATCAAAATCGTTGTGATCGCGCTCTCCCTTGCCCTCGACGTGTTCGCGGTGAGCGTAGGCGTCGGTGTCCGCGGGGTCCCGCGCAAGGAAAAAATTCGGATCGGCGTCGCGTTCGCCACCGCCGAGATCGTGATGAATCTCGCGGGAGCCGCCCTCGGCTTGGTCATCGGGAGACTGCTTGGCGAAGTTGCCGGCTATATTGGGTTTGTGGCGCTGCTCGTCTTGGGCTGCTTTATGATCTTCGAGAGCCGGCGCGAGGCCAGCCACCCGATCGATATGTCGCGCGGGTGGGGGCTCTTCATCGCCTCGCTCTCGATCAGCCTCGATTCCTTGGGTATCGGATTCTCGATCCTGTACATCAACGTGCCGCTGGTGGAGTCTCTGGCGGTGATCGGCATCGTCTCCATCGCGGCAACGGCAACCGGCATTACGCTCGGACGACGCCTGGGCGTGCATATCGGCGAACATGCCGAACTGCTGGGCGGAATTCTCCTCGCCCTTACGGGCGCAACATTTATCGTGCTCAAGGCGCTCCACATCGGCTAAACGAAGGCTCGCATCGATATGCGAGTTGGGGACGCGATCCTGGATCTGGCGCTGGCGACCGGCGCACCGTCGCTTTTTTTCGTCGGCGTCGGGAAAAACGTCGGCAAGACCGTCGCGATGCGCGCGGTCTACGAGGCGACCGTTCGCGCCAGCATGACCGTTGGACTAGCATCGATCGGACGCGACGGCGAGGCCATCGACAGCGGTGACGGCCAGCCCAAACCGCGGCTGTTGCTGCGCCCCGGTGCCGTCATCGCGACGGCGCGTTCCGTATTGCCGCAGTCACCCGCAAGC
It includes:
- a CDS encoding general stress protein B, which codes for MQHHRRPSWAAPAMQVRNIMPGTPETPKKTGGMSVREAGQKGGETVKKKYGPEFYEQIGRKGGLATKEAHGHEFYEQIGKKGGKKGGEATRDRYGPDFYERIGQKGGQKVKQLIEEGKRAAAAAEEKRAS
- a CDS encoding peptidylprolyl isomerase, encoding MLAWGSFYRKAIVTLGLAGLVMGAAPAPAPYPTMLRLERARSLGSGQLAAYLASADEPIAVRAALAIGRTKQPAGVALLEAHLRDPRDAVKAMSIYGLGLIASGSDAPALVSALRDPSGAVRVAAVDALGRYEAAKRLPDPSAAAQALLQTLVADADPIVQSRAAIALELFRAEASAPSIAAGLERAVEARNAPAVRRDAMWSLFRGYADRLPITFLRTALRDRDDVVRIEAVRALGKRKRAGERPLLLPMLNDPSWRVQEQAGESLRAIAGKPFTADWKAIPASVHLPALSADPLAALPALPRTIAPGKPKAPSVAGVPNAPLLDPRTAAQMTQPAPGMHPRVRIVTTKGNVYVTLFPEWAPLTVANFLNVAAHGYYDNNRWFRIVPDFVVQTGDPNDDGNGDAGYTIGAEENPLAQGTGVISMGMNYDSKTNTPLRDSAGTQYYVTLSPQYHLDRDFTVFGQVTSGFDVLAHLVESDRVIRVERIADVRL
- the dtd gene encoding D-aminoacyl-tRNA deacylase, whose protein sequence is MRAVVQRVSRACVSVDGETTGNIEAGLLVLLGVSVDDAAADADWMAEKLANLRIFKDDLGAMNRSLLDVGGAMLLVSQFTLLGDARKGRRPSFIQAAKEPLARPLYERVGECVKRLGIEVAFGSFGADMEVELVNQGPVTILIDSKQ
- a CDS encoding proline dehydrogenase family protein; its protein translation is MAVLDRIFAPDSTFQRNFFFLAKRFVPGESIDAAIGSVRDLNAQHMSATLDFLGEDVLERDAALKTRDAYITMLDAIRTSGADTNVSIKLTAMGLLIDEDFALDNLTRILEHAQRNADPFVRIDMEGTAVTDATLRVFERAFAKNKNVGIVLQAYLKRTPADVRRAIEIGARVRLCKGAYNEPAEIAIKEMPQIREQYLALARELLTSGTYPGIATHDKELIEAVKAVAREEGVASDRFEFQMLYGCRPGLQRDLVAQGYRMRVYVPFGTHWAGYFYRRVLERRENMFFAISSMFSK
- a CDS encoding response regulator gives rise to the protein MAQRNWRVLIADDDPAICTLIDTVLRKGPYDMIMCNDAESALVSVDRDGPFDIIICDFMLPGISGIDLVERLRAKDRTRGVPILMISGHTNYAMDGRAKNAGANLFLNKPFTISQLRAAVNQLLSSSGRKDSYSGTPSR
- a CDS encoding manganese efflux pump; protein product: MITIAAAIKIVVIALSLALDVFAVSVGVGVRGVPRKEKIRIGVAFATAEIVMNLAGAALGLVIGRLLGEVAGYIGFVALLVLGCFMIFESRREASHPIDMSRGWGLFIASLSISLDSLGIGFSILYINVPLVESLAVIGIVSIAATATGITLGRRLGVHIGEHAELLGGILLALTGATFIVLKALHIG